The genomic interval CATCGAGGATGACGTGTCGATCCTGCATGGCGTGACGCTCGGCGGCACCGGCAAGGAGAATGAGGACCGCCATCCGAAGATCCGCCATGGCGTGCTGATCGGCGCGGGCGCGAAGATTCTCGGCAACATCGAGGTCGGACATTGCGCGCGCATCGCCGCCGGATCGGTCGTCGTGAAGGCGGTGCCGCACAATGTCACCGTCGCGGGGGTTCCGGCCAGGATCGTCGGCACGGCCGGCTGCTCGGAGCCGTCGCGCACGATGAACCAGATGCTGAATGCGATGGGACTTTAAAAGACCGGCGAAAAATTCTTTTTGGATATTTGAGGTTCGAATAAACCGGTAGCGGCGCAAGCCGTCTCGCTCTAGAACCCTGCGAGCCCCAGATCATAGCGGAGACCGCCGTGGACGTTCAGGAAGTCAGAAAGCTCGACGCTTATCTCAAGCGCGTGTTCGGCAATCCCAGGATTCGCGTGGTGCCGCGGCCGAAGAAGGATGACTCGGCCGAGGTGTATATCGGCGAGGAGTTCATTGGCGTGCTGTTCGTCGATGACGAGGACGACGACCGCTCGTTCCAGTTCCAGATGGCGATCCTCGAGGAGGATCTGGCTGACGTCGGCTAATCACCGCGCTAGCTTTGCGGTTCGTGCAATTGCTGCACCAGCCGCTCCATCGCACCGGCCACGTCGCGCCACTCTGTCAGCCATTGCCGCGGAAAGCGGAACGTCAGGTCAGCGCCGCCGATGCGGCGTTCGCTCAGGCACATGCCCGGCGTCGCCGCATCGCGGGTGCATCGCGTCACCAGTGCCGGCGCCTCGGCAGAGAACAAATCTTCGCCCGCATACGGCGTGCCGTCGCGGAACGCGCGCATCGACAGCCCCTCCCGAGGTTGCGTCCGGGTCGCGTCGAGATAGCGCGGATAGATGGTGCGGACGAGGATGTCCGGCGCCAGCGAATCGTGATGCGCGGCGATCGACAGGAAGATGCGGTCGATCGGCTGCGGCGTATCTTCGATCGTCTCGGCGGTGACATGCCTTGGCGCGTCCGGCGCCGCCAGCGAGGGATAGGCGAAATTCAGATCGACGCGTTCCTGCGGTCCCGAATGTTTTTGAACTTTTCGGCGGAAGGCGTGCTGCGGCACGTTGAACAACGTCTCGCCGATACTGACCGGCAGCCGCTCATTGTTGTCAAACGCCTTGGACGTCCAGGTCGGCCACAACAGCCAGGCGACTGCCGTTACCGCAGGCGCCGCGATCAGGACGGCTGCGAGAAGCGGAGCGAGATGACCGCGCTGCGGTTTAACTGATCCGCGCGATCGGCGCGGGACGGACGACAGCAGGGTCATGCGGCAGGGTGGGGCTTTTCCGAGGACGAATCAGGCGCGACTATGCCACGCATTGTGGAGTTTTCATGGGGCAGGTCGGGCTGCACCGCACACGCCGCGAAAGGTCGCGGCCGCGTGCCGCGT from Nitrobacter sp. NHB1 carries:
- a CDS encoding DUF3126 family protein; translation: MDVQEVRKLDAYLKRVFGNPRIRVVPRPKKDDSAEVYIGEEFIGVLFVDDEDDDRSFQFQMAILEEDLADVG